The following are encoded together in the Bradysia coprophila strain Holo2 unplaced genomic scaffold, BU_Bcop_v1 contig_87, whole genome shotgun sequence genome:
- the LOC119084647 gene encoding 32 kDa beta-galactoside-binding lectin isoform X1, which produces MNIWSGKLLSEVQFGHVIIIGGMVKANPIKISIDFAENANDTYMPTDNIMLHLSVRFLEKQIIRSSHFPNVGWSDEQISNNLIGKALKNPLKPGKPFSIRLTVLQVIFQIHINDELYCTYDHNRPLNEIKFVRVKHDFEKITQFDHRLLFPQTFPVQFDYPECNYVFTSDVPVPMDIGTTFVISGIASGCRDGEFAIDLYTNESTQIIMRLNVKFGEKVVVRTSQRIDCKFYEEDEERSGIFPFKRGQQFKIGIAVTRECFQIFINGDHYTYFNHRCPNHQVAVLKCCVINGGEMNVSAMKYFDGPQHLGELTSM; this is translated from the exons ATGAATATCTGGTCCGGCAAGCTTCTGAGTGAGGTTCAGTTCGGTCATGTAATCATTATCGGCGGGATGGTTAAAGCAAATCCTATAAA AATATCGATAGATTTCGCTGAAAATGCCAATGACACATACATGCCGACCGACAACATCATGCTGCATCTGAGTGTACGATTCCTCGAAAAACAAATCATTCGTAGTTCTCACTTTCCGAATGTTGGCTGGTCGGatgaacaaatttcaaataatctcATTGGAAAGGCTCTGAAAAATCCACTGAAACCAG gAAAACCTTTCAGCATACGCCTGACCGTCTTACAAGTTATCTTCCAAATTCACATCAATGACGAACTCTACTGCACGTATGACCACAATCGACCTCTTAACGAGATTAAGTTTGTTCGGGTCAAACATGATTTCGAAAAGATTACACAATTTGATCATCGACTTTTGTTTCCACAAACATTTCCGGTGCAATTTGATTATCCCGAATGCAATTACGTGTTTACGAGCGACGTTCCGGTTCCAATGGATATTG GTACAACGTTTGTGATCAGCGGCATCGCTTCAGGGTGTCGGGACGGTGAATTTGCAATCGATTTATACACAAATGAGTCAACCCAAATCATAATGagattaaatgtgaaatttggtgaaaaaGTGGTGGTTCGAACGTCGCAAAGAATTGATTGCAA ATTCTACGAAGAAGACGAAGAGAGATCGGGAATATTTCCCTTCAAGCGAGGTCAGCAATTCAAAATCGGTATCGCTGTGACACGCGaatgttttcaaatattcatcaacGGTGACCATTACACGTATTTCAATCATCGCTGTCCCAACCATCAAGTGGCCGTTTTGAAGTGTTGTGTAATCAACGGCGGAGAAATGAACGTCTCGGCcatgaaatattttgatggACCGCAACATTTGGGAGAATTGACTTCAATGTAA
- the LOC119084647 gene encoding 32 kDa beta-galactoside-binding lectin isoform X2 has translation MPTDNIMLHLSVRFLEKQIIRSSHFPNVGWSDEQISNNLIGKALKNPLKPGKPFSIRLTVLQVIFQIHINDELYCTYDHNRPLNEIKFVRVKHDFEKITQFDHRLLFPQTFPVQFDYPECNYVFTSDVPVPMDIGTTFVISGIASGCRDGEFAIDLYTNESTQIIMRLNVKFGEKVVVRTSQRIDCKFYEEDEERSGIFPFKRGQQFKIGIAVTRECFQIFINGDHYTYFNHRCPNHQVAVLKCCVINGGEMNVSAMKYFDGPQHLGELTSM, from the exons ATGCCGACCGACAACATCATGCTGCATCTGAGTGTACGATTCCTCGAAAAACAAATCATTCGTAGTTCTCACTTTCCGAATGTTGGCTGGTCGGatgaacaaatttcaaataatctcATTGGAAAGGCTCTGAAAAATCCACTGAAACCAG gAAAACCTTTCAGCATACGCCTGACCGTCTTACAAGTTATCTTCCAAATTCACATCAATGACGAACTCTACTGCACGTATGACCACAATCGACCTCTTAACGAGATTAAGTTTGTTCGGGTCAAACATGATTTCGAAAAGATTACACAATTTGATCATCGACTTTTGTTTCCACAAACATTTCCGGTGCAATTTGATTATCCCGAATGCAATTACGTGTTTACGAGCGACGTTCCGGTTCCAATGGATATTG GTACAACGTTTGTGATCAGCGGCATCGCTTCAGGGTGTCGGGACGGTGAATTTGCAATCGATTTATACACAAATGAGTCAACCCAAATCATAATGagattaaatgtgaaatttggtgaaaaaGTGGTGGTTCGAACGTCGCAAAGAATTGATTGCAA ATTCTACGAAGAAGACGAAGAGAGATCGGGAATATTTCCCTTCAAGCGAGGTCAGCAATTCAAAATCGGTATCGCTGTGACACGCGaatgttttcaaatattcatcaacGGTGACCATTACACGTATTTCAATCATCGCTGTCCCAACCATCAAGTGGCCGTTTTGAAGTGTTGTGTAATCAACGGCGGAGAAATGAACGTCTCGGCcatgaaatattttgatggACCGCAACATTTGGGAGAATTGACTTCAATGTAA
- the LOC119084648 gene encoding probable 39S ribosomal protein L24, mitochondrial, whose product MRITIPSFKHFNVLNKIGDLTKRYSNLPDSYIKRATEQVYWRTPRDHRYLNRTVQRLRFRFTTNRPWTSQFYQQNLPGTHRKPVFVEPIEEWSYFKGDRVEVLVGRDKGKQGIVTQVIQERNWVIVEGMNCHHRRVGQDKDFPGILIKSEAPLLVTNQIALVDPSDLQSTPFEWRYTEEGEKVRVSSRTGRIIPLPKSMEETVDYKSKKAYVEREKDTPAAVASAVTFEPKIMTFEMEIMKEMGITEDRIPGKTFWY is encoded by the exons ATGAGGATAACAATTCCATCTTTCAAGCACTTCAATGTCCTCAATAAAATTGGTGACCTTACCAAGCGATACTCCAACTTGCCCGATTCATACATTAAGCGTGCCACAGAACAG GTTTACTGGCGAACCCCTAGAGATCACAGATATCTAAATAGAACAGTGCAAAGACTGCGATTCCGTTTTACAACAAATCGTCCATGGACGAGTCAATTTTATCAGCAGAATTTACCCGGAACGCATCGAAAGCCAGTGTTCGTAGAACCAATCG AGGAATGGTCTTACTTCAAAGGAGATCGTGTCGAAGTGTTGGTAGGTCGTGACAAGGGAAAGCAAGGGATCGTTACACAGGTAATTCAGGAACGCAATTGGGTAATCGTAGAAGGAATGAACTGTCATCATCGGAGAGTCGGACAGGACAAAGACTTTCCGGGAATTCTGATCAAATCAGAAGCACCCCTACTC GTGACAAATCAAATCGCTTTGGTTGATCCATCCGATCTGCAATCGACTCCGTTTGAATGGCGGTACACGGAAGAAGGCGAAAAGGTGCGAGTGTCATCGAGAACAGGGCGAATAATTCCGTTACCGAAGTCGATGGAAGAAACAGTTGACTACAAGTCGAAAAAAGCTTACGTCGAACGGGAAAAGGATACTCCTGCCGCTGTTGCATCAGCAGTCACATTCGAACCGAAAATAATGACATTCGAAATGGAAATCATGAAGGAAATGGGTATTACGGAGGACAGAATACCAGGAAAAACGTTTTGGTACTGA
- the LOC119084649 gene encoding laminin subunit alpha-like, translating into MLLRNFAQIITLIVSVATNHLLPDCIHFENGSGFIKLSPTPVVTRDMVISMEVIANNCDEISFTIHNGKSYVLTLRNEFMFDRDDGSVDRFEISNTCNGLWHEVRVELTEQQPLLFFGDRASYHDVRGYDLNELVNAFHMNPVYVGIHRHNNSWGARNIGKPFNGFIRNIKFNRFGQPPPDDGRLNGTLQAMHCPKELIFSKNQGAALLSENVTFNDNFRIFFEMKIAQCPDCCSKSAILLSAISDDSYFILEIVENNLYLKVRSQNGDRVVKLTSIFDSTLCDGKWHQIAVLQQGRDIRIIADNTSNSNNYALMLNFTAPLYIGHHPVFKLLSEVEIRNGFEGCFRSLHINGVVAKIMESNLNEYAKIED; encoded by the exons ATGTTATTACGAAATTTCGCCCAAATAATAACGTTAATTGTTAGTGTCGCAACGAATCACCTACTCCCAGACTGTATCCATTTCGAGAATGGAAgtggattcattaaattgtcACCGACCCCAGTTGTTACCAGAGACATGGTTATCAGCATGGAAGTGATTGCAAACAATTGCGATGAAATTTCGTTCACAATTCATAATGGCAAAAGTTATGTGTTGACCTTGAGGAATGAATTTATGTTCGATAGAGACGATGGAAGCGTAGACCGATTTGAAATATCTAATACTTGTAATGGGTTGTGGCATGAAG TTAGGGTCGAGTTGACGGAACAGCAACCTCTTCTTTTCTTTG GCGATCGTGCATCGTATCACGATGTTCGTGGCTATGACTTGAATGAACTTGTCAACGCATTTCACATGAACCCTGTTTACGTTGGAATCCACAGGCACAATAATAGTTGGGGCGCCAGAAATATTGGGAAACCATTCAACGGTTTCAtccgaaatatcaaattcaatCGTTTCGGACAGCCTCCACCTGATGACGGCAGATTAAACGGAACACTTCAAGCGATGCATTGCCCGAAAGAGTTGATCTTCTCAAAAAACCAGGGAGCGGCACTGCTGAGTGAAAACGTTACCTTCAACgacaattttcgaatattttttgaaatgaaaatagcGCAATGTCCTGATTGCTGTTCCAAATCTGCCATTCTACTGTCGGCCATATCCGATGATTCGTATTTCATTCTAGAAATtgtcgaaaataatttgtatCTGAAGGTGAGATCACAGAACGGAGATCGTGTTGTGAAGCTGACTTCAATTTTCGACTCGACGTTGTGTGACGGAAAATGGCATCAAA TTGCCGTGCTTCAACAAGGCCGCGATATTAGGATTATTGCTG ACAACACGTCGAACAGTAACAATTATGCGTTAATGTTGAATTTCACCGCTCCGTTGTACATAGGTCACCATCCGGTTTTCAAGCTATTGTCAGAAGTTGAAATTCGCAACGGTTTTGAGGGATGCTTTAGATCGCTGCATATAAATGGAGTTGTAGCAAAAATAATGGAATCTAATCTGAATGAATACGCTAAGATTGAAGattga
- the LOC119084650 gene encoding annexin A7-like — protein sequence MLTSLKISVVVVFALTVNAQKNFGSNCRNVNCASSQQCLGLYEPCKAGLVEGSTCGFYASCLDLDGEVKQSERVSSTSNVGNDQKSTDVVSSNKTSSNSGQLYPNLPQPDQPSAPQGGYYPQNPQGGYYPPNPQGGYYPPNPQGGYYPPNPQGGYYPPNPQGYPNNPPPPASDTSGSKKEGESGLGSFLNFFSGGNRGSSGSSGGPDLGSLLSVLGKGNSNPSSSSGSGGIDFSGLLSAFTGSGGRGSNQNTNTRNDFDNRNPTGQVGPNQPYNGNAGPNQNPNQAQDSGPSFLQTLGNFASSPLGQQLLVNALRSRDTEDNAQQNRRYGGLFSENTSRTTQNGSEASSKGYPTQAPYTP from the exons ATGTTGACCTCGCTAAAGATTTCGGTTGTGGTTGTATTTGCATTGACGGTGAATGCTCAGAAAA ATTTTGGAAGCAACTGCAGAAATGTAAACTGTGCATCATCGCAGCAATGTCTGGGTCTTTATGAACCGTGTAAGGCAGGTCTGGTTGAAGGCTCAACATGTGGCTTCTATGCATCGTGTTTGGATCTGGACGGAGAAGTTAAACAGTCTGAACGAGTCTCTAGTACGTCGAATGTTGGCAATGATCAAAAATCGACTGACGTTGTTTCATCGAATAAGACTAGCAGTAATAGTGGGCAATTGTATCCAAATTTACCACAACCAGATCAACCGTCGGCTCCACAAGGTGGTTATTATCCGCAAAATCCACAAGGAGGCTATTATCCACCGAATCCTCAAGGAGGCTATTATCCACCGAATCCTCAAGGAGGCTATTATCCACCAAACCCTCAAGGAGGCTACTATCCACCGAATCCTCAAGGATATCCAAATAATCCACCTCCACCTGCATCAGATACATCTGGCAGTAAAAAGGAAGGTGAATCTGGACTGGGCAGCTTTCTGAACTTTTTCAGCGGTGGCAATCGTGGATCTTCTGGAAGCTCTGGAGGTCCTGATTTGGGTTCATTGCTGAGCGTTCTGGGAAAAGGAAATTCAAATCCTTCGAGTAGTTCAGGTTCTGGTGGAATCGATTTTTCTGGTTTGTTGAGCGCTTTCACCGGTAGTGGAGGACGTGGAAGTAATCAGAACACTAATACTCGTAATGATTTTGATAATAGAAATCCTACTGGTCAAGTAGGTCCAAATCAACCTTATAACGGTAATGCTGGACCAAATCAAAATCCAAACCAAGCACAAGATAGTGGTCCAAGTTTCTTACAAACATTGGGAAATTTCGCTTCATCACCTCTTGGTCAACAGCTATTAGTTAACGCATTGCGAAGTAGAGATACTGAGGACAACGCACAGCAAAATCGTAGATATGGTGGCTTGTTCTCTGAAAATACTAGCAGAACTACACAAAATGGATCGGAAGCCAGCTCGAAGGGTTATCCAACTCAAGCGCCTTACACGccctaa